The Paramisgurnus dabryanus chromosome 6, PD_genome_1.1, whole genome shotgun sequence genome has a window encoding:
- the LOC135748085 gene encoding E3 ubiquitin-protein ligase TRIM16-like — MAEASVSQDQFSCSICLDLLKDPVAINCGHSYCMSCITDYWDQKRFYSCPQCRQTFTTRPVLGKNIMLAEVVKKLKMTKLQAARPDHCYAEPGDVECDVCTERKHKAVKSCLVCLNSYCQNHLEQHEKFFKGKKHNLIDATGRLQEMICRKHDKALEIYCRTDQLCICYLCTVDEHKNHKTVSAAAERTEKQKQLKETQRKYHQRIQKSQKKLQELRDAVKTHKRSAQTAVDDTERIFTQLITSIERRRSEVTQLIRDQEKAAVSEAEGLMKQLEQEIDDLRRRDAELEQLLLTDYHINFLQSFQSLSVPPGSSDSLSITVSSLLSYDDVGKSLSHLKEKLEDFCREEIESISDRVKHIDIISTPEPNTREQFLQYYRQITADPNTANEYLKLSDDNKVITDTNRVQTYPDHPDRFEDYHQVLCSESVWGRCYWEVEWRGEVEISVSYKSISRKGGGDDCRFGWNDQSWSLCCCDSTYSFFHDYIETKLPVVSRSSRIGVYVDHSAGSLSFYSVSRTMTLIHKVQTTFTQPLYPGFNISGSVKLYDPTVGYNTGFYKYFSFSTLWVFLPGVQGLKFY; from the exons ATGGCAGAAGCAAGTGTTTCACAGGATCAGTTCAGCTGTTCAATCTGTCTGGATCTACTGAAGGATCCAGTGGCCATTAACTGTGGACACAGTTACTGTATGAGCTGTATTACAGACTACTGGGATCAAAAGAGATTCTACAGCTGCCCTCAATGCAGACAGACCTTCACTACAAGACCTGTTTTAGGTAAAAACATCATGCTGGCTGAAGTGGTGAAGAAACTGAAGATGACTAAACTACAAGCTGCTCGTCCTGATCATTGTTATGCTGAACCTGGAGATGTGGAGTGTGACGTCTGTActgagagaaaacacaaagcTGTCAAGTCCTGTCTGGTGTGTCTGAACTCTTACTGTCAAAATCATCTTGAACAACATGAGAAATTCTTCAAAGGGAAGAAGCACAATCTGATAGATGCCACTGGACGACTTCAGGAGATGATCTGCCGTAAACATGATAAAGCCCTTGAGATTTACTGTCGTACTGATCAGCTCTGTATATGTTATCTGTGTACGGTGGATGAACACAAAAACCATAAGACTGTATCAGCTGCAGCAGAGAGGACTGAGAAACAG AAACAACTGAAGGAGACACAGAGAAAATACCATCAGAGAATCCAGAAGAGTCAGAAGAAGCTTCAGGAGCTGAGAGATGCTGTGAAGACTCATAAG CGCTCTGCACAGACAGCAGTGGACGACACTGAGAGGATCTTTACTCAACTGATCACATCCATTGAGAGAAGACGATCTGAGGTGACACAGCTGATCAGAGATCAGGAAAAGGCTGCAGTGAGTGAAGCTGAAGGACTCATGAAGCAACTGGAGCAGGAGATTGATGATCTGAGGAGGAGAGACGCTGAGCTGGAGCAGCTTTTACTCACCGATTATCACATAAATTTCCTCCAG agttttcagtctctctctgttCCTCCTGGATCTTCAGACTCACTCAGCATCACTGTCAGTTCTCTCCTCTCTTATGATGATGTAGGAAAATCTTTATCTCATCTGAAAGAGAAACTGGAGGATTTTTGCAGAGAAGAAATAGAAAGCATATCTGATAGAG TAAAGCATATTGACATTATTTCCACCCCTGAACCGAATACCAGGGAACAGTTCTTACAAT ATTATCGTCAGATCACTGCAGATCCAAACACAGCAAATGAGTATCTCAAACTATCTGATGACAACAAAGTGATTACTGACACTAACAGAGTCCAGACGTATCCTGATCATCCAGACAGATTTGAGGATTATCATCAGGTGTTGTGTAGTGAGAGTGTTTGGGGACGCTGTTACTGGGAGGTTGAGTGGCGTGGTGAGGTGGAAATATCAGTGTCATATAAGAGCATCAGCAGGAAGGGAGGGGGTGATGATTGTAGATTTGGATGGAATGATCAGTCCTGGAGTTTGTGCTGCTGTGACTCCACTTATTCATTCTTTCACGATTACATTGAAACTAAACTCCCAGTAGTGTCCAGATCTTCTAGAATAGGAGTGTATGTGGATCACAGTGCAGGATCTCTGTCCTTCTACAGCGTCTCTCGCACAATGACCCTCATCCACAAAGTCCAGACCACATTCACACAACCTCTCTATCCTGGGTTTAACATTTCTGGATCAGTGAAACTGTATGATCCAACAGTTGGCTATAATACAGGATTCTacaaatattttagttttagtaCACTTTGGGTTTTTTTACCAGGGGTGCAGggtttaaaattttattga